The following proteins come from a genomic window of Populus alba chromosome 12, ASM523922v2, whole genome shotgun sequence:
- the LOC118044387 gene encoding acidic endochitinase, translating to MAFCTQAVILILSVLIVSWCKPSYGAGIAIYWGQNGNEGTLAATCNSGNYQFVNVAFLSAFGNGQTPVLNLAGHCNPSANTCTGLSADIKACQGKGIKVLLSIGGASGTYSLSSADDARQVANYIWNNFLGGQSSSRPLGDAVLDGVDFDIEAGSGQFWDDLARALNGFSQQKKVYLAAAPQCPFPDAHLDTAIKTGLFDYVWVQFYNNPPCQYSGNANNLLSAWNQWTTVQANQVFLGLPAAPAAAPSGGFIPADVLTSQVLPSIKNSPKYGGVMLWNKQFDNGYSAAIKGSV from the coding sequence ATGGCTTTCTGTACACAAGCTGTTATCCTGATTCTATCCGTCTTGATTGTCTCCTGGTGCAAGCCCTCGTATGGTGCAGGCATTGCCATCTACTGGGGACAAAATGGAAATGAAGGCACCTTGGCTGCTACTTGTAACTCAGGGAACTATCAATTTGTTAACGTAGCTTTCCTCTCCGCTTTCGGCAATGGTCAAACTCCCGTGCTCAACCTCGCAGGCCACTGTAACCCCAGTGCCAATACTTGCACCGGCTTAAGTGCTGACATCAAAGCTTGCCAAGGGAAGGGCATCAAAGTGCTCCTTTCCATCGGAGGTGCTTCAGGTACCTACTCTCTTTCATCGGCCGATGATGCAAGGCAAGTGGCAAATTATATCTGGAATAACTTCCTTGGTGGTCAGTCCAGTTCGCGTCCGCTAGGCGACGCCGTCTTAGACGGTGTTGATTTTGATATCGAGGCTGGTTCAGGTCAGTTCTGGGATGATCTTGCGAGGGCACTTAATGGATTTAGCCAACAAAAGAAGGTCTACTTAGCTGCAGCTCCACAATGTCCCTTCCCCGATGCTCATCTAGACACTGCTATTAAAACTGGGCTGTTTGATTATGTGTGGGTTCAATTCTATAACAATCCGCCATGTCAATACTCAGGAAACGCAAACAATTTGTTGAGTGCATGGAACCAATGGACAACAGTTCAAGCAAATCAAGTATTCCTGGGACTACCTGCGGCTCCTGCTGCAGCCCCTAGTGGTGGATTCATCCCTGCTGATGTGCTCACCTCTCAAGTTCTTCCATCTATCAAGAATTCACCCAAATATGGAGGTGTCATGCTCTGGAACAAGCAATTTGACAATGGATACAGTGCAGCTATAAAGGGCAGTGTCTAA